One Candidatus Profftella armatura genomic region harbors:
- a CDS encoding PfaD family polyunsaturated fatty acid/polyketide biosynthesis protein, translating to MIITPENLGSVQFRKDYNVRFSYVAGAMAKGISSVKLVTSMSKSGYLSFYGTGGMSLLEIEEALKKIKSILKNNESYGMNVLANLSNLKHEMDLVNLLLDYDVHNIEASAFVQITPSLVKFRLKGLHVDNNRKIISNNRIIAKVSRPEIALLFLNPAPSEIVNKLLLNNHISQKEADLSQKIPLASDICVEADSAGHTDMGVTSVLLPTIIRLRDKMQEKYNFYNFVRIGSGGGIGTPEAAACAFLLGADFIVTGSINQCTVEAGTSDIVKDMLQDINIQDTAYAPAGDMFELGSKIQVLKRGVLFPMRANKLYDIWRVYSSLDQIPSVMQREIQDRYLKRSFDEVYQETKSYYLKELPEEIEKAEKFPKIKMALIFRWYFIYAMRIALKGEGDKIDYQVHTGPAMGAYNQWIKKTSLENWRNRYVNKISEDLMLACSEYLNKKFQVFFPNH from the coding sequence ATGATTATAACACCAGAAAATTTAGGTTCCGTACAATTTAGAAAAGATTATAATGTACGTTTTAGTTATGTTGCTGGCGCAATGGCAAAAGGAATTTCCTCAGTAAAACTTGTTACTAGTATGAGTAAATCTGGTTATTTATCCTTTTATGGTACAGGTGGTATGTCATTGTTAGAAATTGAAGAAGCTTTAAAAAAAATTAAGTCTATATTAAAAAACAATGAATCTTATGGAATGAATGTATTAGCTAATTTATCTAATTTAAAACATGAAATGGATTTAGTTAATCTTTTATTGGATTATGATGTACATAATATAGAAGCATCTGCTTTTGTTCAAATTACACCATCTTTGGTGAAATTTCGCTTAAAAGGTTTACATGTTGATAATAATCGTAAGATTATATCAAATAATCGTATTATAGCAAAAGTTTCAAGACCAGAAATAGCATTATTATTTTTAAATCCAGCTCCGTCTGAAATAGTAAATAAATTATTATTAAATAATCATATTTCTCAAAAAGAAGCTGATTTATCACAAAAAATACCATTAGCTTCTGATATATGTGTTGAAGCTGATTCCGCTGGTCATACTGATATGGGTGTAACGTCAGTTTTATTACCAACAATTATACGTTTACGTGATAAAATGCAAGAAAAATATAACTTTTATAATTTTGTAAGAATTGGTAGTGGAGGAGGAATTGGTACACCAGAAGCTGCTGCCTGCGCTTTTTTATTAGGAGCTGACTTTATTGTTACTGGCTCTATTAATCAATGTACAGTTGAAGCTGGTACTAGTGATATTGTTAAAGATATGCTTCAGGATATTAATATACAAGATACAGCATATGCTCCTGCTGGAGATATGTTTGAATTAGGATCAAAAATACAAGTATTAAAACGTGGAGTTTTATTTCCAATGAGAGCTAATAAACTATATGATATTTGGCGAGTTTACTCTTCTCTTGATCAAATTCCATCAGTAATGCAAAGAGAAATACAAGATCGTTATTTAAAAAGAAGTTTTGATGAAGTATATCAAGAAACAAAATCATATTACTTAAAAGAATTACCAGAAGAAATTGAAAAAGCAGAAAAATTTCCTAAAATAAAAATGGCATTAATTTTTCGTTGGTATTTTATTTATGCTATGCGTATTGCTCTTAAGGGAGAAGGTGATAAAATAGATTATCAAGTACATACTGGTCCTGCTATGGGCGCTTATAATCAATGGATTAAAAAAACTTCTTTAGAAAATTGGCGTAATCGTTATGTTAATAAGATTTCAGAAGATTTAATGTTAGCATGTTCTGAATATCTTAATAAAAAATTTCAAGTTTTTTTTCCTAATCATTAA
- a CDS encoding amino acid ABC transporter substrate-binding protein, with protein MKLMRYNHIPKINIISYILFFLSFFTVFFSGKIVSKEIKIGTSIPLTGQFSNIGKYYHDAYKFTIDKINESGGVKVNNSFKKLSLKLYDNQSNIGINKCQYIKLITEDNINFLLGPFLNNFILNNSFISEKYKTIIMQSCGISNQILSNNFKYVFGLFIPAKNYFQDTIEILKKMKIKNEKIVFLYVNDAFHSAIANGVSLIFKKFNLNKIINKNYSLNTIDFTSLIAQIKNINAKIIFFSGYETNIINFIRQIKIFKIKPMFFSLTSDLLNKNIRNLLKNENNYTYGITPWLPNFNFKDRWFSNAKNFSNEYKKKFGYYPDYHSIFAVIDIESLVYAIEKSNDLNPLKVKKQLKKLNFNSIYGKITFNKNNKMIISQNVIKIQNNKLVPANS; from the coding sequence ATGAAACTTATGCGTTATAATCATATTCCCAAAATTAATATAATATCTTATATTTTATTTTTTCTCTCTTTTTTTACAGTATTTTTTTCTGGAAAAATTGTCAGTAAAGAAATAAAAATTGGAACATCAATACCATTAACTGGACAATTTTCTAATATTGGTAAATATTATCACGATGCTTATAAATTTACTATTGATAAAATAAATGAAAGTGGAGGTGTGAAAGTTAATAATTCATTTAAAAAATTATCTCTTAAGTTATATGATAATCAATCAAATATCGGTATTAATAAGTGTCAATATATTAAACTAATCACAGAAGATAATATTAATTTTTTATTAGGACCTTTTTTAAATAATTTTATACTTAATAATTCTTTTATTTCCGAAAAATACAAAACTATTATTATGCAAAGTTGTGGAATTTCAAACCAAATTTTATCAAATAATTTTAAATATGTTTTTGGTTTATTTATACCAGCTAAAAATTATTTTCAAGATACTATAGAAATTTTAAAAAAAATGAAAATAAAAAATGAAAAAATTGTGTTTCTTTATGTTAATGATGCATTTCATTCTGCTATTGCAAATGGAGTATCTTTAATATTTAAAAAATTTAATTTAAATAAAATTATAAATAAAAATTATTCATTAAATACTATTGATTTCACCTCATTAATAGCACAAATAAAAAATATAAACGCAAAAATAATATTTTTTTCTGGATATGAAACAAATATTATTAATTTTATACGACAAATTAAAATTTTTAAAATAAAACCTATGTTTTTTTCATTGACTTCTGATTTATTAAATAAAAATATTAGGAATTTACTAAAAAATGAAAATAATTATACTTATGGTATAACTCCCTGGTTGCCTAATTTTAATTTTAAAGATCGTTGGTTTAGTAATGCTAAAAATTTTTCAAATGAATATAAAAAAAAATTTGGATATTATCCTGATTATCATTCAATTTTTGCTGTAATTGATATTGAATCATTAGTATATGCAATAGAAAAATCAAATGATCTTAATCCATTAAAAGTAAAAAAACAGTTAAAAAAATTAAATTTTAATAGCATATATGGTAAAATTACTTTTAATAAAAATAATAAAATGATAATATCACAAAATGTTATTAAAATTCAAAATAATAAATTAGTTCCAGCTAATAGTTAA
- a CDS encoding branched-chain amino acid ABC transporter permease, producing MNLLIQIFINGILQGGFYIIIALGLALTWGILNIPNLTHGTFIVLGGYITWYLYNNFNIDPLLNLPIVALIMFILGYIIQRLLINFVIKAPKFNTLLLTFGLDMLLTNIIQLIFLTNSYIINPIYASKSITFGDFLFPEIKLIAFFIGIFLAIGMWFFLLYTKLGYSIRATSQNKIIVRFCGINPGHLYAITFAISSAISGIAGAFYGMIFQINPYIGPMLTTKSFIISSIGGLNNPINIIFGAILLGIVESLTTLYIGPTFTDLFSFSILVLIFFFRPNGLMGKVR from the coding sequence ATGAATTTACTAATACAAATTTTTATTAATGGTATTTTACAAGGTGGTTTTTATATCATAATAGCGTTAGGATTGGCACTAACTTGGGGAATACTTAATATTCCTAATCTTACCCATGGGACATTTATTGTATTAGGTGGTTATATAACATGGTATTTATATAATAATTTTAATATAGATCCATTATTAAATTTACCAATTGTAGCATTAATAATGTTTATATTAGGTTATATTATACAACGTTTATTAATTAATTTTGTTATAAAAGCACCAAAATTTAATACTCTTTTGCTTACTTTTGGATTAGATATGTTGTTAACCAACATAATACAATTAATATTTTTAACAAATTCTTATATTATTAATCCGATTTATGCAAGTAAAAGTATAACATTTGGAGATTTTTTATTTCCTGAAATTAAATTAATAGCATTTTTCATAGGAATTTTTTTAGCAATTGGCATGTGGTTTTTCTTATTATATACTAAATTAGGATATTCAATTCGAGCCACAAGTCAGAACAAAATAATTGTACGTTTTTGCGGGATAAATCCAGGACATTTATATGCGATAACTTTTGCTATTAGCTCAGCTATTTCTGGAATTGCTGGCGCATTTTACGGAATGATATTTCAAATTAATCCATATATTGGTCCTATGCTTACGACTAAATCATTTATAATTTCTAGTATTGGAGGATTAAATAATCCAATTAATATAATTTTTGGGGCAATATTATTAGGTATTGTGGAATCTTTAACTACATTATACATTGGACCAACTTTTACTGATTTATTTAGTTTTAGTATTTTAGTTTTAATATTTTTTTTTCGTCCAAATGGATTAATGGGAAAAGTTAGATGA
- a CDS encoding branched-chain amino acid ABC transporter permease: MKNLKLFKYSIYVLILILLIFLPSYAPDVLMQFSINVLLSSVLAQSWNIIGGYTNYVSFGNSVFYGLGNYCTAITIKRFNFSFGISLIFSILLVIFFVIFIRKFIFRLKGQYFAITTLAISQITMLILSKVKFTGKNIGLIIPEFNNDTFFYEIYLLLLIIITLNIYFLTKSKFILGLIAIRENEENAIALGINTNFYKTLILIFSGTFVALAGSVHAYWVSFVTPDSAFDTSLNIKMILMTVLGGLGTIIGPIIGSFLFLFLSEIMVNNFTGIANIFLGFIIIILIIIMPNGFIKIFTNFHKINKNYFIKKIKKNKL; the protein is encoded by the coding sequence ATGAAAAATTTAAAATTATTTAAATATTCTATTTACGTATTAATATTGATATTATTAATTTTTTTACCTTCATACGCTCCAGATGTATTAATGCAATTTAGTATTAATGTTTTATTATCATCTGTTTTGGCGCAAAGCTGGAATATTATTGGAGGTTATACTAATTATGTTTCTTTTGGTAATTCAGTATTTTATGGTCTTGGTAATTATTGTACAGCAATAACAATAAAAAGATTTAATTTTTCTTTTGGTATTAGTTTAATTTTTAGCATATTATTAGTTATATTTTTTGTAATATTTATTAGAAAATTTATTTTTCGTTTAAAAGGACAGTATTTTGCAATTACAACTTTAGCTATTTCTCAAATAACAATGTTGATTTTATCTAAAGTAAAATTTACTGGAAAAAATATTGGATTAATAATTCCAGAATTTAATAATGATACTTTTTTTTATGAAATATATTTATTATTATTAATAATTATAACATTAAATATTTATTTTTTAACTAAAAGTAAATTTATATTAGGATTAATTGCGATTCGTGAAAACGAAGAAAATGCAATAGCATTAGGTATTAATACTAATTTTTATAAAACATTAATTCTAATATTTTCTGGTACATTTGTTGCATTAGCAGGGAGTGTTCATGCTTATTGGGTTTCTTTTGTAACCCCAGATAGTGCTTTTGATACAAGTCTTAATATAAAAATGATTCTTATGACAGTTTTAGGTGGTTTAGGAACAATAATTGGTCCAATTATAGGTTCATTTTTGTTTTTATTTTTATCAGAAATAATGGTTAATAATTTTACTGGTATTGCCAATATATTTCTTGGATTTATAATTATAATTTTAATAATAATTATGCCTAATGGTTTTATAAAAATTTTCACTAATTTTCATAAAATTAATAAAAATTACTTTATTAAAAAAATTAAAAAAAATAAATTATGA
- a CDS encoding ATP-binding cassette domain-containing protein yields the protein MTSILKIFNVTKCLNNFLVINNVNFSLKRGEILGITGNNESGKTILARIISGFIIQDKGDIFFQKKIINSFLPFKRVKLGIIHIFQNKNLFNNLSVLDNVTISILFGSNDNINLIYSRQKAFEYLKFVGLQKFFNSKINTLTRLNKQKLKLAKAFGAKPKIILLDEIMSGLNKIEVLKLAKIIEKIRNLDISILFIDKNFSAIKILVDRLLVLYRGNKIADDFPKKILSDKILLNKLS from the coding sequence ATGACATCTATTTTAAAAATTTTTAATGTTACTAAATGTTTGAACAATTTTTTAGTAATTAATAATGTAAATTTTTCATTAAAAAGGGGTGAAATATTAGGAATAACTGGAAATAATGAATCTGGTAAAACAATACTTGCACGTATAATTAGTGGATTTATAATACAAGATAAAGGAGATATATTTTTCCAAAAAAAAATAATTAATTCTTTTTTACCATTTAAACGAGTTAAATTAGGTATTATTCATATATTTCAAAATAAAAATTTATTTAATAATTTATCTGTTTTAGATAATGTAACAATTAGTATATTATTTGGATCAAATGATAATATTAATCTTATTTATTCACGTCAAAAAGCATTTGAATATTTAAAATTTGTAGGTTTGCAAAAATTTTTTAATTCCAAAATTAATACATTAACTCGGCTTAATAAACAAAAATTGAAATTAGCGAAAGCTTTTGGTGCAAAACCCAAAATAATTTTATTAGATGAAATAATGTCTGGTTTAAATAAAATTGAAGTTTTAAAATTAGCTAAAATAATTGAAAAAATTCGTAATTTAGATATTAGTATTTTATTTATTGATAAAAATTTCAGTGCTATTAAAATTTTAGTGGATCGTTTATTAGTTTTATATCGTGGTAATAAAATAGCAGATGATTTTCCAAAAAAGATATTATCTGATAAAATTTTACTAAATAAATTGAGTTAA
- a CDS encoding ATP-binding cassette domain-containing protein has product MKNLNKKYPILEIKNLYLKYNNKLILNKINLNFFSGEIVTLIGKTNSGKTTFAHAIYNMLPYAGKIIFNKNKIYKLTYDKIFKLGLVYVMQKNRLFEQITVEENLLIGAYLRTNKLLIMRDLNKIYSIFPKLFEQRMQLAINLSNGQKKICSIARALMASPKFIIIDEISFGITNKIINKIIKILIEIQKFGTTIFLIEKNIQLIIPISDHIYIIKKGSIIKSQNYRNN; this is encoded by the coding sequence ATGAAAAATTTAAATAAAAAATATCCAATTTTAGAAATTAAAAATTTATACTTAAAGTATAATAATAAATTAATTTTAAATAAAATAAATTTAAATTTTTTTTCCGGAGAAATAGTAACTTTAATTGGGAAAACAAATTCTGGAAAAACTACTTTTGCTCATGCAATATATAACATGTTACCATATGCTGGTAAAATTATTTTTAATAAAAATAAAATATATAAATTAACATATGACAAAATTTTTAAACTAGGATTAGTCTATGTTATGCAAAAAAATAGATTATTTGAACAAATAACAGTAGAAGAAAATTTATTAATAGGAGCTTATTTAAGAACTAATAAACTTTTAATTATGAGGGATTTAAATAAAATATATTCAATATTTCCTAAATTATTTGAACAGCGCATGCAATTAGCTATTAATTTATCCAATGGACAAAAAAAAATATGCTCAATAGCACGCGCATTAATGGCTTCACCAAAATTTATAATTATTGATGAAATTAGCTTTGGAATTACAAATAAAATAATAAATAAAATAATAAAAATATTAATAGAAATACAAAAATTTGGTACAACTATTTTTTTGATAGAAAAAAATATACAATTAATTATACCTATTTCTGATCATATTTATATTATAAAAAAAGGAAGTATTATAAAATCACAAAATTATAGAAATAACTAA
- a CDS encoding phosphopantetheine-binding protein, producing MTKNNIFNVIKKNILDTLPKISPHIISYEKKLVDLGANSVDRIEIIIMSMKDLNIKIPLLNFSKVSTIEDLINVFFAKLN from the coding sequence ATGACAAAAAATAATATTTTTAATGTTATTAAAAAAAACATTTTAGACACTTTACCCAAAATATCACCACATATAATTTCATATGAAAAAAAATTAGTTGATTTAGGCGCAAATTCTGTAGATAGAATTGAAATTATTATAATGTCAATGAAAGATTTAAATATAAAAATTCCATTACTTAATTTTTCTAAAGTATCTACAATTGAAGATTTAATAAATGTATTTTTTGCAAAATTAAATTAA